The Changchengzhania lutea genomic sequence GCCGATTGCTTTCCGCGAATATCTCCTTTTTCAGCCTCTGCAGCTTTTAATGCCTCCAAAATACGTTCACTAAGTGTTCCTTCTGTGGTTTCAAATGCATTTGCCATAGCATCCCAAACCGTATTATTGAGCATCATATTGGCTTGTACTGAAAAATATTTTCCTTGACGGTGTCCCGCTTCCTCAATACAAGAACTACCGGTGTGCGTCGCAACCTCACCTTTATTATTTAAAAAAGCCACTTGCCTATACATTTCTCCCTCATCATTAGCTAACAAAGCAGATAAGGCTTGATTAGGTGACAACCCCTCTGCCATTAAAGCCAGTCCCTTTGGTCCGTAAGCCGGATTAACAAAAGATTGTGTTGCTACAACGCCAACACCAGCCTTACCGTAAGTAACAACGCTACCCACACTAAACCAATGGCTTTGAACCGCGACACCCATATCACCAGTAATAGAATCTTTTGCTACAATAGAATACGTATGCGCAAATGGCTCTGAATTTTTATAAACCTGTGAAAAAAGAATTTGAAAACCAACTAGAGATAAAAATAGAAATGTATTTTTCATTTATGAATTTTAATCTCAAATATAATAAATTTAGATTTCAATTAAGCTTGTATAATAACACAATAACTTCGGTCTTCTAACTTTCTTTCCTATCTTTGAGACTTCAAAAACTCACAACTCATGTCATTATCATCGCTTAATGCTATATCTCCAATTGATGGTCGCTATAGAAACAAAGTCAACGAATTAGCAGCATTTTTTTCTGAAGAGGCACTTATTAAATACCGTGTACTTATAGAAATAGAGTATTTTATTGCGTTGTGTGAAATTCCTTTACCTCAGCTTGATGGCGTAGATAACAATAAATTTAAAGATTTAAGAGCCATTTATTCTAACTTTTCTACGGAAGATGCCTTAGTTATAAAAAAAATAGAAGCCGTCACCAATCATGATGTTAAGGCGGTAGAATATTTTATTAAAGAAAAATTTGATGCCTTAGGCTTGGCACCTTATAAAGAGTTTATCCATTTCGGATTAACCTCCCAAGATATTAATAATACAGCCATACCGTTAAGCATAAAGGAAGCTATTAACGAGGTTTATGTGCCTGAATATTTAAAGGTTCTCAATACACTTAAATCGTTGGCGAATGATTGGGCAGATATTTCGATGTTAGCCAGAACACATGGGCAACCGGCATCTCCTACCCGATTGGGAAAAGAAATAAACGTATTTGTGGTTCGCCTTGAAGAACAATTTAATTTATTGAATGATATCCCGAGTGCAGCAAAATTTGGTGGCGCAACTGGTAATTTCAATGCGCATCATGTGGCATATCCCGATGTGGATTGGAAAGTATTTGGTGGTCATTTTGTACAGGAAAAACTAGGACTACAACACTCGTTCCCGACTACTCAAATAGAACATTACGATCATTTAGCAGCTCTTTTTGATAGTTTAAAACGTATTAACACGATATTGATTGATTTAGACCGTGATATATGGACTTACGTTTCTATGGATTATTTTAAACAAAGAATTAAGGCCGGCGAAGTTGGTAGTTCGGCCATGCCACATAAAGTCAATCCGATTGATTTTGAAAATAGCGAAGGTAACTTAGGGATGGCAAATGCTGTTTTTGAGCATTTATCTGCCAAATTGCCTATTTCTAGATTACAACGCGATTTGACCGACAGTACTGTTTTAAGAAATGTTGGCGTGCCACTAGCACACACGATTATTGGTTTTAAAGCTACTATAAAAGGATTGGGGAAATTACTTTTAAATGAACCTAAGTTTGCTGCAGACTTGGAGAATAATTGGGCTGTGGTTGCCGAGGCCATTCAAACGATATTGCGAAGAGAAGCTTATCCTAATCCATACGAAGCTTTAAAAGGCTTAACGAGAACCAACGAAAAGATAAACCAGAATTCTATTGCAAACTTTATTGACACCCTAGAAGTTAGCAACACAATAAAAGAAGAATTGAAACGTATTACTCCAAGTAACTATACAGGTATATAAAATTTATGTTAAGCAATAAACAATCTCTAACACTATGCGGGCTAATGGCTATAGGTATTTTTGTTTGCGGAATTTTGGATATTCTGGATAATTTTATTGTATTAACGCTACTTACTATTGTATTTCTCATCATCCTTTTAAACTTACTGTATACAAAATATAAAATGAATGAAAATCATTCAGATATTAAAAATCCTGCTAACAAAAGTTAGCAGGATTTTTAATATCCAATTTTTTATATCTCTTCTTTTATTTGAAGAAATCCACGACACCCTCAAGTTGAGAGGTATCAAAATCTGCAGTCTGTAAAGCACTCACTAAAGTGGCCATTTTTTCAGGACTCATATCATCTCCTAGCACGCGCACAATAGCAAAACCTAATTCTTTTGAGCTTCCAAAAACGATGACCTCATCCGCTTCATCATCATCCCCAATATATTTAACGATGACTTTATTGCCTTTGTCGCTAAACTCCATTAAATCATTGTACTTGTCATCTTTTAAGATGGCTTTTACCTTTGATAATTCCGCATTAAAGGTTTCCGCATTAGTACTGTCTGACTTGTAACCTAGAAAATTTAGTCGGCTTACAGAATTGTAAGCTTCTTTCTGTTCTTCGGTAAATTGAGACTGGTCTAATTTTACCATAGATAATGGAATGTCCTGTGAAATAAAATTACCCGACTCCTGATTGTCTACAAAATAAGTTTGCAAACTTTCACCGCTATTGCAGCTTTCTAAAGTGAAAGCTGCAATTAGGGTTAATAGTAAATATTTGATTGTTCGTTGCATGGTTGATGATGTTATATTATATTTTTTTCTTCTCTAAATGCTTCCCACCTGGAATGTTCATTTTATCTGTAAGCTTAGAGATTTCGTTTAAATCGATGTCTCCTGTAAGTGATACGACTACCGTTTCAATATGTCTTTGTTCGCCGTTAATTTCAACACCATTGCCTTTCATAGCTTTATCGATACCGCTTACAAAGATTAAAAGTTCTTTTACGTGGTCTGCATCTTTGCCTTCCTTAACATAAAACTTAACTTCTGTTCCATCGTCCTTTACTTCCATTAATTCTTCTAATGAACTAGAACGTGATTTTACCCATTTGGTAATGTCTGCTGAAATAGTTTTGTTATCCGTAACAATAGTTCTAAAACTGGTGATGCTTTTCACCATGTCCATATAAGCTCGTGCTTCTGCATCTTCAATATCCATACCCATTTTGGCTATCATTTGAAACATTTTAGGTTTAATAGATACATACGTGACATCTGAGTTATCGCTATATTTTTCAAATATATTGCTCTGTGCCATTCCAGTTATTGGTAACAACATTATTACCATTACTAACACGATCATTTTGTTTTTCATTGTATTTAATTTATTTAAAGTTTTCATTGTTATTAGTTTTTAAAAATTATACTTGTTGCATTTTCAATTTCGTTAAGATACCCCAATGTAGAGGCACCTTTACTAACTTCATTAAGATAGCCAATGGTATTGGCACCTTTATTAAAGCTTTTGGAAATCATTTCTAAAGATTTTGACACTTCGTTAAAAGCTATTTCCGGGTCATTAATAGTACCTAAATTGTCACTAGTATTTATGGCTCCAAAATAGACACCCAACATAATTACTGCAATTGCTGCAACGGATAACCATTTGTAATTGAATTTACTTCTAGTTTTTAATGGCACCGCTTTAGTGTATTGCTCTTGTTGGCTTACTACAAAGTATTCGAACATGGGTTTGTACATTTCTAAGTGAGGCGCTACGGTTTCGTTTACAAAATAGTGTTTTAACCGTTGCTCTTCCTTTAATGAGGTTTCTCCGTTCTCGTACTTCTCAAGTAATTTTTCTATATCATTTAATACCATAATTATGTGTATTAGTTAATTTTTCTCTTATTGTTTTTCTTGCTCTAGATAAGGTTACGCGTACTGCTGTATTGTTCATATCAAGCATTTTGGCAATCTCATCGTAATCGTAATCTTCTATATCCCTTAATTGAATAACCAAGCGTTGTTGCTCTGGTAAATCTCCAATTATTTTTGACACCCAACTTACACTGTCCTTTTGTTCAATCTGTGTTTGTAAGGGTGTGTTTTTTTCTTCATAATTACTATGGACGATTTTTAAATTTTGTGCTTGTTTAGATTTTAATTTATCAAAACAAAAATTCTTTGTCATGGTCATAGAAAAAGCTTCAACATTTTTATAGCCTTGAATCTTTTTTTTATTATTCCACAATTTCAATAATATCTCCTGCGTGGCATCTTCCGCTTCTTCCGTAGATATGAGCAATCGTTTGGCTAAACGAAAGACCTTATCTTTAAAAGGCATTACAATATTTAAAAACTCTGTCTGAGTCATCTTTAATTGGTTTGGTTGCTAAAAAATAGTTAGTTAGGCTATTTGATATTACGACGAACGATAAACTGTTTTGTTACATCTGATTAAAAAAACAATTCGAAATTAAAAAAAGTATGCTTCGCAAATTACACAACATAACTAGAAATACTTGTATTAATAGAACTCTTCAGACACTTAGTTTTTCTTGATTAAAAATAAGTAAGTAAATTTACAGTTTAATAGTATAGAAATATCTAAATTGTTTCGTTTAAGAAAAATACATATGAAACGAGCATGCTAAAAGCATTATCACCCAATGGAATGATTAATAGCGAACAGCATGTGTCCTATAAAAAACAATACATATAAACACATGAAAACTTTGAAGCCCCTAATTATTCTTTTAATAGTATCCTTTATTAGTACAAGTTGCTTTAAGGATAATGATGATAATCTTATTTCTCCAAACGGTGTAAAAGATTTTGTTTGGAAAGGCATGAATTTATATTATCTATATAAAGAAAACATTCCAGAACTGTCAAATGATGCTTTTGGTATTAATACCATTAATAACAGGTATGGTGTTACTGCAAGCTATGAGAGTTTTTTAGAGGGGTTTTCTTCCCCTGAAGCCTTATTTACAAGTTTAAAATACCAACCTGAAACCGTTGACCGGTTTAGTTGGATTGTAGATGATTATTTTGAATTAGAGCGCCAATTTAACGGTATTTCTAAAACTAATGGCATGGAATTCAGTTTATATGCTTCTCCAAATACTTCCAATGGCGTTTTTGGTGTGATTAGACTGGTTCTTCCTAATACGGACGCTGATAATAAAAATTTAAAAAGAGGCCATATTTTTTATGGGGTTGATGGTATCAACCTCTATTATAACTCAGCTACAGATAATAACTTTTCATTATTTAATTCAGACACCTACACCCTAAACCTTGGTGTTGTAAATGATAATGGCACACCAGAAACCGATGACGATACTATTGATTCTAGTGGAGAAAGCATCACGATAAGTAAAGCTGAATACACCGAAAACCCAGTATATAAAACTGATATTTTAAATATTGGGGGAGAGAATATTGGTTATCTTATGTACAATGGTTTTGTTAACAATTTTGAAACAGAACTTAACAATGCTTTTGGAGAATTCAAGTCCAACAATATTCAGCAATTAGTATTGGATCTACGCTATAATCCTGGTGGGAGAGTGAGTACCGCTACCCTTTTAGCAAGTATGATTACAGGGCAATTCACTGGAGATATTTTTGAAAAATTGATCTATAATGATAACTTACAGAATAATAATACAACCTATAATTTTTCTAATAATTTTAATGGTGGAAGCTTAAACAATCTTAATCTCAATAAAGTATATGTACTTACTACTGATAGATCTGCATCTGCCAGCGAAGGTTTAATTAATGGTTTAGACCCATATATAGAGGTTATTCAAATTGGAGACAATACTACTGGAAAAACACAGGCATCCATTACTATATATGATTCAGCCGATTTTGGCAGACAAGGTGCCAACCCAAGTCATACCTACGCTATGCAACCGCTAGTTGCCATTGGTGTAAATAAGAACAATTTAGCCGTACCAAGCACGGGTTTAGTACCAGAAATTCCTTTAAAGGAAGATGCCTTTAATTTAGGTGTTTTAGGTGATGTGAATGAACCCTTATTAGCAGCGGCATTAGCAGAGATCGAAAACGGAACGGGCAAAATGCAGTCTATTACATTTAAAGTACGCACCCCTTTAAAACTATTAAAGGATAGCAATGATTTTTACCCTAATAAAGGTGGAATGATTATAGATTAACGTACTTCGAAATTTTAAATAACTTCATTTGAAAAAACACAAAACCTACTTCAATTGGAGTTCTGGCAAGGATTCTGCATTAGCACTCTACCACTTACTACAAGACGAACATTATGCCGTAGATGAATTAATCACTACGGTTAGCAGTCATTACAACCGCGTATCTATGCACGGGCTTAGAAAAGAGTTATTGATTGCGCAAACCAATGCCCTTAATATTAAAGCGAGTATTATTGAACTTCCAGAAATGCCAAGTATGGCCGTTTACGAGCAGAAAGTGACCGAAATCGTTTTGAGATTGAAAAAAGAAGGCTTTACCTATAGTGCATTTGGCGATATATTTCTTGAAGATTTAAGAAGTTATCGAGAAAATCAATTGGCAAAAGTGGGTTTGAAAACGGTTTTTCCTATTTGGAAAAGAGATACGAAGGAACTGTTAAATGAATTCTTGGACTTAGACTTTAAAACCATTATTGTGTGTGCCAATTCTAAATATTTTAATAAAGACTTTGTTGGTACTATTATCGATAAGCATTTTATTGACAATTTACCAGAAGGTGTGGATCCTTGCGGGGAAAACGGCGAGTTTCACACCTTTTGCTTTGACGGCCCTATTTTTAAAAAGCCGATCCCGTTTACTATTGGTGAGAAAGTATATCGTGAATATGACAATCCAAACACGGACGATGCTATCTGCAAAAGTGATAAATATGGAGTTTGGTATTGCGATTTAATTCCTGAATGATAAAAGACCTGTCAGGTTTTAAAAACCTGACAGGTCTAAATTTAATGAGAACCTAAAATAATTCTAGGTTTAAAGATTTATATTCAATCCTAAATTCACATTTCTACCTTTCGTTGTATATCCTAAAATTTCAAGGTAATCTTCGTTGAACACGTTAGTAAGACTTGCAAAAAGTTTCACTTTATTATTTATTAGTTTCTGACTGAAATATAAATCAACTAAAGAAAACGACTGCAATTCAACATTTTCAAACGTTTCAAAATCCAAATCTGTCCTACTTTCAACAAATTGATAGTTTAGGGATATATAGGTCTTATTAGACAAATTATATCCCAAATTGGCATTGGCTTTATGCTTTGGAACCCGCAAACGAATGCCATTTTTTAATTCTGTAAAGGTATAGTTAGCACTAAGAGAAAAATCTTTAATTACACCAACTTCTGCTTCAAATTCAAAACCTTGAACGGTAGCATCAGCGCTTGCATTTTCATAATTAGACGTGTAAATAATGGTGTTTTCCTCTTTTCTGTTAAAATAAACCCCGTTTACCCGAAATCCTTTTTTAGTGTTATATTCAAAACCGCCTTCCGTAGTTAGGTTTTCTTCAGGCTCCAAATTAGGATTGGCTCCGAAAAAACCAAACAATTGTGATAAATTAGGGGCGATAAATGAGGTCGCATAAGACCCAAAAAATTTGGCGTATCCAGATTTAACAGGAATTGTGTACGACGGATTTAGGCTATACACAAAATGTGAACCATATTCACTGTGATTGTTTAAACGTGCTCCTGCATTTAGGTTTAAACCAAAATCTGAAACATAAACAACATTCAAATATGGATCGGTATTGGTGAAACTTTCATCGGTTGTAAACAAGCTTTTATAATCGGCAAAATTTAGTCCTACTATAGTATAAAGTTTTTCATTAAAAACATATTTATTGAATGCATCCAACACCAGACTTTCAGCTTCATTAGTTGATCCAAATTCAGAAATTGTTTCTCTGTTTATTTTTGCGAATGCTGCATTCACTTGAAAGCTTCCATTGTCATATTCAAACTTAGGCGCTAAGCCAAAACGGGTTTGCTCCGATATATATTTATCATCTGTATCAGCAAATACATATGTTGGTGCAGGAAATCCATCGATATCTGTTTTAAACTTATCATAACTTCCAAATGCGGTAATTTGAAAAGCATCATTTACTTCGTAACTAATTTTTAAATTGGTATTAAACCTTGAAAACGCGTCTTTTTCAAGGTTATTGGATTTTGCTGCCGAAATTCCATCAACAAAACGGTTA encodes the following:
- a CDS encoding DUF1028 domain-containing protein produces the protein MKNTFLFLSLVGFQILFSQVYKNSEPFAHTYSIVAKDSITGDMGVAVQSHWFSVGSVVTYGKAGVGVVATQSFVNPAYGPKGLALMAEGLSPNQALSALLANDEGEMYRQVAFLNNKGEVATHTGSSCIEEAGHRQGKYFSVQANMMLNNTVWDAMANAFETTEGTLSERILEALKAAEAEKGDIRGKQSAAILIVKGEATGNSWEDIIMDLRVEDNDNPIAELERLIKIHKAYDFMNRGDLAMEAGNSKKAETLYLNAQKLFPDNLEMKYWYGINLLNNKEFNKAHTLLKSIFEEDKNWKTLTARLVKSKLLLISDSELQTVMQL
- the purB gene encoding adenylosuccinate lyase; this encodes MSLSSLNAISPIDGRYRNKVNELAAFFSEEALIKYRVLIEIEYFIALCEIPLPQLDGVDNNKFKDLRAIYSNFSTEDALVIKKIEAVTNHDVKAVEYFIKEKFDALGLAPYKEFIHFGLTSQDINNTAIPLSIKEAINEVYVPEYLKVLNTLKSLANDWADISMLARTHGQPASPTRLGKEINVFVVRLEEQFNLLNDIPSAAKFGGATGNFNAHHVAYPDVDWKVFGGHFVQEKLGLQHSFPTTQIEHYDHLAALFDSLKRINTILIDLDRDIWTYVSMDYFKQRIKAGEVGSSAMPHKVNPIDFENSEGNLGMANAVFEHLSAKLPISRLQRDLTDSTVLRNVGVPLAHTIIGFKATIKGLGKLLLNEPKFAADLENNWAVVAEAIQTILRREAYPNPYEALKGLTRTNEKINQNSIANFIDTLEVSNTIKEELKRITPSNYTGI
- a CDS encoding DUF4252 domain-containing protein gives rise to the protein MQRTIKYLLLTLIAAFTLESCNSGESLQTYFVDNQESGNFISQDIPLSMVKLDQSQFTEEQKEAYNSVSRLNFLGYKSDSTNAETFNAELSKVKAILKDDKYNDLMEFSDKGNKVIVKYIGDDDEADEVIVFGSSKELGFAIVRVLGDDMSPEKMATLVSALQTADFDTSQLEGVVDFFK
- a CDS encoding DUF4252 domain-containing protein produces the protein MKTLNKLNTMKNKMIVLVMVIMLLPITGMAQSNIFEKYSDNSDVTYVSIKPKMFQMIAKMGMDIEDAEARAYMDMVKSITSFRTIVTDNKTISADITKWVKSRSSSLEELMEVKDDGTEVKFYVKEGKDADHVKELLIFVSGIDKAMKGNGVEINGEQRHIETVVVSLTGDIDLNEISKLTDKMNIPGGKHLEKKKI
- a CDS encoding RNA polymerase sigma factor, whose translation is MTQTEFLNIVMPFKDKVFRLAKRLLISTEEAEDATQEILLKLWNNKKKIQGYKNVEAFSMTMTKNFCFDKLKSKQAQNLKIVHSNYEEKNTPLQTQIEQKDSVSWVSKIIGDLPEQQRLVIQLRDIEDYDYDEIAKMLDMNNTAVRVTLSRARKTIREKLTNTHNYGIK
- a CDS encoding S41 family peptidase, with the translated sequence MKTLKPLIILLIVSFISTSCFKDNDDNLISPNGVKDFVWKGMNLYYLYKENIPELSNDAFGINTINNRYGVTASYESFLEGFSSPEALFTSLKYQPETVDRFSWIVDDYFELERQFNGISKTNGMEFSLYASPNTSNGVFGVIRLVLPNTDADNKNLKRGHIFYGVDGINLYYNSATDNNFSLFNSDTYTLNLGVVNDNGTPETDDDTIDSSGESITISKAEYTENPVYKTDILNIGGENIGYLMYNGFVNNFETELNNAFGEFKSNNIQQLVLDLRYNPGGRVSTATLLASMITGQFTGDIFEKLIYNDNLQNNNTTYNFSNNFNGGSLNNLNLNKVYVLTTDRSASASEGLINGLDPYIEVIQIGDNTTGKTQASITIYDSADFGRQGANPSHTYAMQPLVAIGVNKNNLAVPSTGLVPEIPLKEDAFNLGVLGDVNEPLLAAALAEIENGTGKMQSITFKVRTPLKLLKDSNDFYPNKGGMIID
- a CDS encoding Dph6-related ATP pyrophosphatase translates to MKKHKTYFNWSSGKDSALALYHLLQDEHYAVDELITTVSSHYNRVSMHGLRKELLIAQTNALNIKASIIELPEMPSMAVYEQKVTEIVLRLKKEGFTYSAFGDIFLEDLRSYRENQLAKVGLKTVFPIWKRDTKELLNEFLDLDFKTIIVCANSKYFNKDFVGTIIDKHFIDNLPEGVDPCGENGEFHTFCFDGPIFKKPIPFTIGEKVYREYDNPNTDDAICKSDKYGVWYCDLIPE
- a CDS encoding TonB-dependent receptor plug domain-containing protein, with the protein product MNKKTNIFGVLCFGISMIGAAQQQIDSTQVQQLEEVVVTDSRFKLKRENSGKTVIKISKKDIENNQGRTVSELINTKSGIEINGSRSVEGQNLGYFVRGGNNRQVLVLIDGVQVNDPSGVANDFDLRLLDLNTVESIEVIKGAASTLYGNAAATAVINITTKKASAKTISGSFLTAVGTNQTQDDLNYNGSSFTNNVSVNGTSNKLTYLASFGNRFVDGISAAKSNNLEKDAFSRFNTNLKISYEVNDAFQITAFGSYDKFKTDIDGFPAPTYVFADTDDKYISEQTRFGLAPKFEYDNGSFQVNAAFAKINRETISEFGSTNEAESLVLDAFNKYVFNEKLYTIVGLNFADYKSLFTTDESFTNTDPYLNVVYVSDFGLNLNAGARLNNHSEYGSHFVYSLNPSYTIPVKSGYAKFFGSYATSFIAPNLSQLFGFFGANPNLEPEENLTTEGGFEYNTKKGFRVNGVYFNRKEENTIIYTSNYENASADATVQGFEFEAEVGVIKDFSLSANYTFTELKNGIRLRVPKHKANANLGYNLSNKTYISLNYQFVESRTDLDFETFENVELQSFSLVDLYFSQKLINNKVKLFASLTNVFNEDYLEILGYTTKGRNVNLGLNINL